One genomic window of Anguilla anguilla isolate fAngAng1 chromosome 13, fAngAng1.pri, whole genome shotgun sequence includes the following:
- the fezf2 gene encoding fez family zinc finger protein 2 isoform X2, whose amino-acid sequence MASSLPLEAVMSCPRHETRNGTPAAPKALAFSIDRIMSKTSEPKNAFEDRRGVEISDSKKMLSLCSPIPCMIPIQPFSYDLQAKALMNYSEFWKANFRGTICTSAAMCKANCGVCTKTDSGFKHSLLPGTRVIKPQVIHQTVAVPTNGSLYYFNYLDSAYHPDLLSGHLFSSSIANSQAHASLNAHQRLLLLENAKLASSTAEKFPTPQYPHKEHLPGQLDQIVKENHSLTSEKNGVKAHNKLSNTATDGKPKNFTCEVCGKVFNAHYNLTRHMPVHTGARPFVCKVCGKGFRQASTLCRHKIIHTQEKPHKCNQCGKAFNRSSTLNTHIRIHAGYKPFVCEFCGKGFHQKGNYKNHKLTHSGEKQYKCSICNKAFHQIYNLTFHMHTHNDKKPFTCGTCGKGFCRNFDLKKHIRKLHDSNSCLSASNDSSRGLQS is encoded by the exons ATGGCGAGTTCTCTTCCTTTGGAAGCAGTGATGTCCTGCCCAAGACACGAGACCAGGAATGGAACCCCCGCCGCCCCGAAAGCGCTGGCCTTCTCCATTGACAGAATCATGTCCAAGACTTCGGAACCAAAAAACGCATTTGAGGACCGCCGTGGAGTGGAAATTTCAGACAGCAAGAAGATGCTTAGCTTATGCTCACCTATTCCTTGCATGATCCCGATTCAACCTTTCAGCTACGACCTTCAAGCGAAAGCCTTGATGAACTACTCCGAATTTTGGAAAGCTAATTTTAGGGGGACAATATGTACTTCTGCGGCGATGTGCAAAGCCAATTGTGGGGTGTGCACGAAAACGGACTCCGGGTTTAAGCATTCGCTATTGCCAGGAACGAGAGTGATAAAGCCCCAAGTAATTCATCAAACAGTGGCGGTGCCGACAAACGGCTCGCTATATTATTTCAACTATTTGGACTCTGCATATCATCCTGATTTACTCAGTGGACATTTATTTTCTTCGAGCATTGCGAATTCTCAAGCGCACGCGTCCCTCAATGCACATCAGAGATTACTTTTGCTCGAAAATGCTAAACTTGCCAGTTCCACAGCCGAAAAGTTTCCTACACCGCAATATCCACACAAGGAACATCTTCCCGGACAACTGGACCAGATCGTAAAGGAAAATCACAGCCTAACTTCGGAGAAAAATGGCGTGAAAGCGCACAATAAATTAAGCAACACCGCAACAGATGGAAAACCGAAGAACTTCACGTGTGAAGTGTGTGGAAag GTGTTCAACGCGCATTATAACTTAACTCGTCACATGCCGGTGCACACAGGCGCCAGACCGTTCGTGTGCAAAGTGTGTGGGAAAGGTTTCCGTCAAGCCAGCACGTTATGCCGACACAAAATCATTCATACACAG GAAAAGCCTCATAAATGTAATCAGTGTGGAAAGGCCTTCAACaggagttcgacactaaacacTCACATACGGATTCATGCTGGATACAAACCGTTCGTCTGCGAATTTTGTGGAAAAGGTTTCCACCAAAAAG GAAACTACAAGAACCACAAGCTTACGCACAGTGGCGAAAAGCAGTACAAATGCTCAATCTGCAACAAAGCCTTCCACCAGATTTACAACCTGACCttccacatgcacacgcacaatgACAAAAAGCCGTTCACTTGTGGAACTTGCGGGAAAGGATTCTGCCGGAACTTTGACTTGAAGAAACACATAAGGAAACTGCACGACAGCAATTCCTGCTTGTCTGCTTCGAACGACTCTTCCAGAGGACTCCAGAGCTGA
- the fezf2 gene encoding fez family zinc finger protein 2 isoform X1 — MYTTPVAAYKWAVGEGTGLVMAFPCHPDTREDRAARQLLLTPSSVKMASSLPLEAVMSCPRHETRNGTPAAPKALAFSIDRIMSKTSEPKNAFEDRRGVEISDSKKMLSLCSPIPCMIPIQPFSYDLQAKALMNYSEFWKANFRGTICTSAAMCKANCGVCTKTDSGFKHSLLPGTRVIKPQVIHQTVAVPTNGSLYYFNYLDSAYHPDLLSGHLFSSSIANSQAHASLNAHQRLLLLENAKLASSTAEKFPTPQYPHKEHLPGQLDQIVKENHSLTSEKNGVKAHNKLSNTATDGKPKNFTCEVCGKVFNAHYNLTRHMPVHTGARPFVCKVCGKGFRQASTLCRHKIIHTQEKPHKCNQCGKAFNRSSTLNTHIRIHAGYKPFVCEFCGKGFHQKGNYKNHKLTHSGEKQYKCSICNKAFHQIYNLTFHMHTHNDKKPFTCGTCGKGFCRNFDLKKHIRKLHDSNSCLSASNDSSRGLQS, encoded by the exons ATGTATACCACCCCCGTGGCTGCGTATAAATGGGCGGTGGGAGAAGGGACTGGACTGGTGATGGCGTTTCCTTGTCACCCTGATACAA GAGAAGACAGGGCGGCTAGACAACTGCTGCTCACACCAAGTTCGGTAAAAATGGCGAGTTCTCTTCCTTTGGAAGCAGTGATGTCCTGCCCAAGACACGAGACCAGGAATGGAACCCCCGCCGCCCCGAAAGCGCTGGCCTTCTCCATTGACAGAATCATGTCCAAGACTTCGGAACCAAAAAACGCATTTGAGGACCGCCGTGGAGTGGAAATTTCAGACAGCAAGAAGATGCTTAGCTTATGCTCACCTATTCCTTGCATGATCCCGATTCAACCTTTCAGCTACGACCTTCAAGCGAAAGCCTTGATGAACTACTCCGAATTTTGGAAAGCTAATTTTAGGGGGACAATATGTACTTCTGCGGCGATGTGCAAAGCCAATTGTGGGGTGTGCACGAAAACGGACTCCGGGTTTAAGCATTCGCTATTGCCAGGAACGAGAGTGATAAAGCCCCAAGTAATTCATCAAACAGTGGCGGTGCCGACAAACGGCTCGCTATATTATTTCAACTATTTGGACTCTGCATATCATCCTGATTTACTCAGTGGACATTTATTTTCTTCGAGCATTGCGAATTCTCAAGCGCACGCGTCCCTCAATGCACATCAGAGATTACTTTTGCTCGAAAATGCTAAACTTGCCAGTTCCACAGCCGAAAAGTTTCCTACACCGCAATATCCACACAAGGAACATCTTCCCGGACAACTGGACCAGATCGTAAAGGAAAATCACAGCCTAACTTCGGAGAAAAATGGCGTGAAAGCGCACAATAAATTAAGCAACACCGCAACAGATGGAAAACCGAAGAACTTCACGTGTGAAGTGTGTGGAAag GTGTTCAACGCGCATTATAACTTAACTCGTCACATGCCGGTGCACACAGGCGCCAGACCGTTCGTGTGCAAAGTGTGTGGGAAAGGTTTCCGTCAAGCCAGCACGTTATGCCGACACAAAATCATTCATACACAG GAAAAGCCTCATAAATGTAATCAGTGTGGAAAGGCCTTCAACaggagttcgacactaaacacTCACATACGGATTCATGCTGGATACAAACCGTTCGTCTGCGAATTTTGTGGAAAAGGTTTCCACCAAAAAG GAAACTACAAGAACCACAAGCTTACGCACAGTGGCGAAAAGCAGTACAAATGCTCAATCTGCAACAAAGCCTTCCACCAGATTTACAACCTGACCttccacatgcacacgcacaatgACAAAAAGCCGTTCACTTGTGGAACTTGCGGGAAAGGATTCTGCCGGAACTTTGACTTGAAGAAACACATAAGGAAACTGCACGACAGCAATTCCTGCTTGTCTGCTTCGAACGACTCTTCCAGAGGACTCCAGAGCTGA